In Oncorhynchus mykiss isolate Arlee chromosome 1, USDA_OmykA_1.1, whole genome shotgun sequence, the following proteins share a genomic window:
- the LOC110499562 gene encoding uncharacterized protein LOC110499562 — MFSDTRAPGEHRGFQHSNPHLNLWLHNRFRAHHSDMGLNGQRRRTDANLTYPNRAKEVGFKSQEVINNIHGKERMGAHLNGLGLEELDLRSQVGSPSRWSQVPSPEPGLRHSASVRNHYTERSFVWNHRQTLPHPSVRNYVTPPAPPTQFKGQDGCKVPVCLEDQLWGYPRQTCQRNLHKSSWVDTTTATQGLPRHQSFGSTLSSTPKKVRNIQRDLTRPVGGPETRRDQKYLTKPVEGYNGPSSLHEVIFSTEVPQRNMGGPTLRPQQSPSKPCPTPEDVQTRPTSGHHGSRRGPGLTGSKRSHRKVVRDQIRRVVENLEEVLGGLKDIHQEMKEVVQQIELLTSSIDLSEGEASPSLPSDSSSTSSGVAMGSSHQRPRGPGGEEARQGDAALSSLIRTNSPQRHNPASSPVRLPHQLAPRPHRSSPVRPPTSGLSPISTNPPHPNTHDPSVKSKSLHYPLNHASNSALFHILGLSPHEISPPPHPSALSPSVTLETQIGSPMRSPLPVSPPRARKTQTMVEGVRTTSAKSLGLTQGQTVPHGPGRVPGPKGRKPPPYPHDGHFDRGASKGKDPKKAPPYPVKRRLLSTTV, encoded by the exons ATGTTCTCAGACACCAGAGCGCCTGGGGAGCACAGAGGCTTTCAGCACAGCAACCCTCATCTCAACCTCTGGCTCCACAATAGATTCAGGGCCCATCACAGTGACATGGGACTCAATGGGCAGCGCAGGCGGACTGATGCCAACCTTACCTATCCCAACAGAGCCAAAGAGGTAGGCTTTAAATCACAAGAGGTTATCAACAATATACATGGGAAGGAAAGGATGGGTGCCCATTTGAATGGACTGGGATTGGAGGAGCTAGATTTAAGAAGCCAAGTTGGCAGTCCTTCCAGGTGGAGCCAGGTCCCTTCTCCAGAGCCAGGCCTGAGACACAGCGCATCTGTCAGGAACCACTACACAGAACGCTCCTTTGTTTGGAACCACCGCCAGACGTTACCACACCCCTCAGTCAGGAACTACGTTACACCCCCCGCTCCACCAACACAGTTCAAAGGTCAAGACGGCTGTAAAGTGCCTGTTTGTTTGGAGGACCAGCTTTGGGGTTACCCCAGACAGACCTGTCAGAGAAACCTTCATAAATCCAGCTGGGTGGATACAACCACAGCCACACAGGGCTTACCCAGACACCAGAGTTTCGGTTCTACCTTGAGTTCCACCCCAAAAAAAGTCAGAAACATCCAGAGAGACTTGACTAGACCAGTAGGCGGACCAGAGACCAGAAGAGACCAGAAATACTTGACTAAACCTGTGGAGGGTTACAATGGACCCAGCTCTCTGCATGAAGTCATATTCTCTACAGAGGTTCCTCAGAGAAATATGGGAGGTCCCACTCTCCGACCCCAGCAGAGCCCCAGTAAGCCCTGTCCCACCCCAGAGGATGTCCAGACCAGGCCCACCAGCGGCCACCATGGCTCCAGGAGAGGGCCAGGGCTGACTGGGTCGAAGAGGAGCCACCGGAAGGTGGTCCGGGATCAGATCCGGAGAGTGGTGGAGAACCTGGAGGAGGTTCTAGGAGGCCTGAAGGACATCCATCAGGAGATGAAGGAG GTGGTGCAGCAGATTGAGCTGCTGACCTCGTCCATTGACCTGAGTGAAGGGGAAGCCAGCCCCAGCCTGCCCAGCGACAGTAGCTCCACCTCCAGTGGAGTCGCGATGGGCAGTAGCCATCAGAGGCCAAGAGGCCCAGGGGGTGAGGAGGCCAGACAGGGGGACGCAGCTCTGTCCTCCCTCATCAGGACTAACTCACCCCAGCGTCACAACCCTGCCTCCAGCCCGGTCCGCCTTCCCCACCAACTTGCTCCCAGGCCTCACAGGAGTAGCCCTGTTCGCCCTCCCACCTCTGGTCTGTCCCCCATCAGTACCAACCCACCTCACCCCAACACCCATGATCCCTCAGTCAAGAGCAAGAGTTTACATTACCCCCTCAACCATGCCTCTAACTCTGCTCTCTTTCACATCCTTGGACTTTCCCCCCATGAAATAagtcctcctcctcacccctctgctCTCAGTCCTTCTGTCACCTTAGAAACCCAAATAGGGTCACCCATGAGGTCACCTCTCCCTGTCAGCCCACCCAGAGCCCGTAAGACCCAGACCATGGTGGAGGGAGTGAGGACAACATCTGCTAAATCACTGGGGCTAACGCAGGGCCAGACAGTC